One Labilibaculum sp. DW002 genomic window, GTACTATGTAGTAGTAGTGTAGCAGGAGTTCATTTATTGAACTCCTGCTTTTTTTTGAATTTAACTCTCGTAGAGCTCTATTGTTTTTTTTACTATCTTCATTGAAATACTATTTTCGCTCAAAATCGAATATTTACTATCTTAAAATCAGGCAAATAACTTTAATATAAATTTTGGTTTAATTTTTGATTTATAGATTGATAGTGATTTTGGTATTTAATTAGGACTCAAAACAGAAAGTAATATGTATCGTATTAAATTTTTTTCAAATAAAATAACTCTCTTGTTCCTTTTAGCGATTTTAATATCATCGGTAGAAGTAAATGCGCAAAAAAAGAAAGAAAGAGTAAGTTCAGGTGCGTTTACATCATACGATAAGATATTTAAAGGGAATATTAATGACATTAATTTAGCTGATTATGCAGATGGACCTCATTTTTTTTGGGTTGATTCCAAACTGGTAAAATCGTGGTATGTGGATCATAAACAGGAAGGAAATACAATTACCATTCGCGAAAAGAAAATTAAAGTCAAGGGTGATTCTGTTTTGGTTAAAGGACAAAAGGGTGATTCAAATCGATATTGGTTAAGAAAAGGAGAATATCCTGTTCAAGAGTCTGAATATACAGGTGTGAAAAAGTTATTAGCCATTGGTGATGTGCATGGTGAGTATGATGTAATGGTTGAATTATTGCAAAATAATGGTGTAATAAATGAGGATCTAGATTGGTCTTGGGGTGATGGTCATTTAATTTTTATTGGAGATATTTTTGATCGAGGAGATAAAGTTACAGAGAGCTTGTATCTAATTAAAAAGTTACAAAGACAAGCGATAGCACAAAAAGGTAGACTTCATTTAATTCTTGGAAATCATGAGGTGATGATATTAATGAATGATTCTAGATATGCTGCGCCGAAATATAAAAATATGTGTAAGAGGTTGATGGTGAATTACCCTCGCTTTTTTGCAGCAGATACTGAGTTAGGGAAATGGCTAAGATCTTTAAATTCTGTTGTTAAAATTAACGATCTAATATTTGTGCATGGTGGCTTATCTCCAGATTTAGTAGAACGTGGTTTATCTTTAAAACAAATTAATGATGATATTAGGAATAGTTTGCGTGCAGATAATGAAATGTCACATGAAGAGGTAATGAAAACAACCTATTTCCCAGAGAATCCATTATGGTATAGAGGATACCTTATGAAATCAAGAAGTTATTCCATTATTAATGATGAAGAATTAGATCGAGTATTGTCGTTCTATAATGCAAAACGAATCTTTTTTGGACATACAGAGGTTGAATCAATTCGTTTCATTCATAACAATAAAGTAGGAGCCATTAATGTTCCAATGGGTTACTCGGAAATAAAACCACAAGTCTTATGTGTGGAAAACGACATGTTTTATCGTTGTTTCATTGATGGTAAAAAAGAAAAAATTGAATTGTAAAAATAGATTTAAATTTAATATGGGAAAGCGATCATCATTAATCTTGCAAGCCATGCATGTAAATAAGGATTTCGTATTAAAAACATTGTTTGTTGTTTTGATACTTGCAGTAGCTCTTCCTACCAATGCGATTACTCGTAACAATAGAGATAGCTTACTTAAACTACCCTTGTTTAAATATGAAAAGTTACTCGATCTAGAATTGAAAACTGATATGATCTCTCTATTGAATGATATTGGAGAGGAAAGAGACTATCATAAATGCTTGTTTAAATCAATAGGTGCTGATTGGGCTTTGCCTAAAGAAATTGAAGTGAAAGTAAAAACTCGTGGTAATTTTAGAAGAAGAAAACAGAATTGTAATTTTCCTCCTCTTAGATTTAAATTTCCGTTGGATTTGCTAAAAGGGACAGAGTTTGTTGGACAGGATCGTTTAAAATATGTTAGCCATTGTCAATCTTCTATGGATGGTTACGAGCAAAATACCATTAAGGAATATCTCGTTTATAAGATGTACAATTTAATAGATAAACATAGTTATCGTGTTCGTTTAACGCGTATTCGATTTGTTGATACTATTTATGGAGACTCATTGCAAAGAATAGGCTTCTTTCTAGAGGATAAAAAAGACGTTGCCATACGAAATGGGAAAACCATATTACAATATAAGAATATCCAACAGTATAATATCCTAAGAAGTAATATGGTAATGTTGTCATTATTTCAAATGATGGTTGGAAATTCAGATTGGGATGTTTCTCGACTTCATAACATAGATCTTTTATCCGTAGATGAGAATAGTATTCCTGTAGCAGTCCCTTTTGATTTTGATTGGTGTAGTATTGTCGATCATTCTTATTATACGCCAGATCCTAGAATTGATATGGATGGTAAATACAAAAGAATGTATAAGGGCTATCGATGGAGTGATGAAGAATTTAAAACTGCTTTTTCTAAATTTAAGAATTTAAAAGAATCTTTTTTAGAATTGATATCTGAAAATAGGTATCTTAATGAGGAGAGCAAACAAAGTATGATGAACTACATTCTTACCTTTTATGAATTACTAGATTCACCAAGAGATATAAAAGTTGAAATTGAGAAAAAAGCTCAAATTATTCCAAAAATGAAATAAAAAGAGATTTTTTTATAAAAAACTTGAAATTTTAAGCGCAAACGATAAAAATATGGGGTTTCCACCCTGTTTTTATCGTTTTTTTGTTGAGTTGCCTTACTTTTTTAGGATGTGGAATTGTGAAATTGATTTTTTTTATTCACATTTGTAC contains:
- a CDS encoding metallophosphoesterase; translated protein: MYRIKFFSNKITLLFLLAILISSVEVNAQKKKERVSSGAFTSYDKIFKGNINDINLADYADGPHFFWVDSKLVKSWYVDHKQEGNTITIREKKIKVKGDSVLVKGQKGDSNRYWLRKGEYPVQESEYTGVKKLLAIGDVHGEYDVMVELLQNNGVINEDLDWSWGDGHLIFIGDIFDRGDKVTESLYLIKKLQRQAIAQKGRLHLILGNHEVMILMNDSRYAAPKYKNMCKRLMVNYPRFFAADTELGKWLRSLNSVVKINDLIFVHGGLSPDLVERGLSLKQINDDIRNSLRADNEMSHEEVMKTTYFPENPLWYRGYLMKSRSYSIINDEELDRVLSFYNAKRIFFGHTEVESIRFIHNNKVGAINVPMGYSEIKPQVLCVENDMFYRCFIDGKKEKIEL